The Candidatus Eisenbacteria bacterium genome contains the following window.
GGAGACTTCTATTCCCTCGGATTCTTCCTTCTTGTACATGAGGAACACCACTCTCATGTAGATGTATACCGACACCAGACTATTCAAGACGCCGATGACGGCCAGGCTCGCGTACCCGGCCCCAACAGCGGCGCTGAATACGTAGAACTTGCCGAAGAAGCCCGCCGTAGGAGGGATCCCCGCGAGGGAGATCATGAAGACCGCCATGGCCACGGACAGGAAAGGATGACGTTTGGCGATACCCGAGAAAGACGATATCTCGACGGCCTCGACCTCGGCCCGTGTCAATAGGGTCACCACTCCAAACGCCCCGATCGTCATGAACGTGTAGGCAAGGACGTAGAAAAGGACGCCGGAGTAACCCGCCTCGGTCCCGGCAGTGAGAGCCACGAGGACATATCCGGCGTGGGCGATGCTGGAGTATGCGAGCATGCGCTTGATGTTCGTCTGCACCACGGCGACGACGTTCCCCAGGGTCATCGTGCACACCGCCGCCACCCAGAGAATCCTGGAGAGGTCGAGCTGGATTACGGGCACGCTGACGGCAAAGATCCTGATGAATGCCGCCAGAGCCGCCGCCTTCGAAATCACCGACATGTAGCCGGTTATCGACGTCGGCGCACCCTCGTAAACGTCGGGAATCCACATGTGGAATGGGACGGAGCCGACTTTGAAAAGGAGCCCCACCAGCAGCATGGCGCAGGCAGCGAGCACCAGCGGGCTCGGCAACCGCGAACCCGAGGAAAGCATAAATTGTAGGTTCGTGTACAGCGTGCTCCCGGTGGCGCCGTAGCAGAGCGCAATTCCGTAGAGGAAGAAACCGGAAGCAAAGGCTCCGAGGACAAAGTATTTCACGGCCGCCTCGACGGAGATACTTCTTTCCCTGAAGAATCCGCTCAGCACGCATAGACAAAGCGAGAAGATCTCAAGACCCAGGAAGAGGACCACCAGATCCCCTGCCGACGCCATCAGCATCGCTCCTGAGGTCGCGAACAGCATGAGTGAGTAGTACTCTCCTCGCTGGATGTTCTCCCTTCTTGCGTACGAGGACGAAATTAGCAGCACAAGTGCAGTCCCCAACAGAAACAGAAGCCAGAAAAACGAGGAGAACCTATCAAGGCTGATTGCGCCTCCGAAACCGTCGATTTTCCTGCCCCACAACAATGCGATCGAGATTGCTGCGACCACGACGCCGAGCAACGAAACGTACACCAGGATCCACTTCCTCCTCACCGGCAACAACATGTCTGCCAGAAGCACGACGATCGCGGAGCCGACCACAATGGTGAAAGGCAAGGCGGCAGCGAAACCCATGTCGGAAAATCGCAGTACCGAAGTCTCGGAACCTACCATCACATCTCCGGTCTAATTCAATTCCACGACCCGTCTGATCAGCTTCGACGCCGGTGTGACCTTTCGCACCGACTACTTCAACAACCAGAAGGCAAGGACGGCGATCGCACCCAGGGCGACCGACAGAGCGTAACTCTGAAGCGCGCCTGTTCGGACGCGCCTCAACGCTCTGCTTCCGGCTTTTGCCGCGGAGGTCGAGCCGTTCACCGCGCCGCCCGTGACCGGCGAATCAAACGACCTCCAGAGCGTAGACGCAAGCCTCGCCGCCGGCCTCACTAAAACAGCACCATGAATCTCGTCGACGTTCGTGGTCTCCCTGACCCTGAAGACGGCCAGCACGATGGCAAGCCCTACCGCCACTTCCGCCGCGGCTATCGTCATCACAAAAAGCGCAATTATCTGTCCGTCCATGTTGCCGATCGCCCGCGAGAAAGCCACGAAGGCCAGGTTGGCCGCGTTCAGCATGAGCTCCACGGACATCAGGACCACGAGCAGGCTCCTTCTGAGAAGAACTCCACTCACTCCGATGACAAAGAGCATGGCACTGACTGCAAGATAGTGACTGAGTGTCACCGGCATCGCCCCTCCTTCCTACGTTTCTTTCTTCTTCACGACGACGACGGCACCTACGACGGCGACGAGAAGAAGAACGGAGGCGACTTCGAATTGGAACAGGTAGCGTGCGAAAAGCTCCCTGCCGACGGCCTGCACCGTGCCGAAGGTCAGGCTCGGCTGCGTCATCCACGCCTCCTTCTTGACCCACATCGCGCCGGCAACGGCTATGATGAGAGTCTGGATTAGAAGCACTACCATCAGGACAA
Protein-coding sequences here:
- a CDS encoding NADH-quinone oxidoreductase subunit N, with protein sequence MVGSETSVLRFSDMGFAAALPFTIVVGSAIVVLLADMLLPVRRKWILVYVSLLGVVVAAISIALLWGRKIDGFGGAISLDRFSSFFWLLFLLGTALVLLISSSYARRENIQRGEYYSLMLFATSGAMLMASAGDLVVLFLGLEIFSLCLCVLSGFFRERSISVEAAVKYFVLGAFASGFFLYGIALCYGATGSTLYTNLQFMLSSGSRLPSPLVLAACAMLLVGLLFKVGSVPFHMWIPDVYEGAPTSITGYMSVISKAAALAAFIRIFAVSVPVIQLDLSRILWVAAVCTMTLGNVVAVVQTNIKRMLAYSSIAHAGYVLVALTAGTEAGYSGVLFYVLAYTFMTIGAFGVVTLLTRAEVEAVEISSFSGIAKRHPFLSVAMAVFMISLAGIPPTAGFFGKFYVFSAAVGAGYASLAVIGVLNSLVSVYIYMRVVFLMYKKEESEGIEVSSSRATIVALTICVLGTIVIGIFPSGVASLVASAVAAIF